One segment of Phaeacidiphilus oryzae TH49 DNA contains the following:
- a CDS encoding histidine triad nucleotide-binding protein, with the protein MAGEAQADCLFCKIVAREIPATVVRETDTTLAFRDINPQAPTHVLVVPKAHYPNAAAVAQAEPELAGQVLAEAGRVAQEEKVDESGYRLIFNTGSGAGQTVFHAHVHLLGGGDGMHERLL; encoded by the coding sequence GTGGCCGGCGAGGCTCAGGCGGACTGCCTGTTCTGCAAGATCGTGGCGCGGGAGATCCCGGCGACGGTGGTCCGGGAGACCGACACCACGCTGGCCTTCCGCGACATCAACCCGCAGGCGCCCACCCACGTGCTGGTCGTCCCCAAGGCCCACTACCCGAACGCCGCCGCCGTCGCCCAGGCCGAGCCCGAGCTGGCCGGCCAGGTGCTCGCCGAGGCCGGCCGGGTCGCCCAGGAGGAGAAGGTGGACGAGAGCGGCTACCGGCTGATCTTCAACACCGGCTCCGGGGCCGGGCAGACCGTCTTCCACGCCCACGTCCACCTCCTCGGCGGCGGCGACGGCATGCACGAGCGGCTGCTCTGA
- a CDS encoding ribonuclease Z, whose protein sequence is MSQRELLVLGTAAQVPTRHRNHNGYLLRWDREALLFDPGEGTQRQMLLAGAPAGQITRILVSHFHGDHCLGLPGVIQRINLDRPPHGYAAYYPASGQHFFERLRGAAAFHETVAADLHPVDGDAADLPAPGAPFTLRAERLSHPVESYGYRLEEPDGRRILPDRLAARGITGPDIGRLQREGRVTAPDGGTVALDEVSVPRPGQSFAFLMDTRLCQGAARLAEGVDMLVAEATFLEAEADLAEAYGHLTARQAARLAAEAGVRHLVLTHFSQRYQDTEGHLAEARECFDGEISLAADLDRIPLPARRAAPLGEPAGKTAGGS, encoded by the coding sequence GTGTCGCAGCGTGAACTCCTGGTCCTGGGCACGGCCGCGCAGGTGCCGACCCGGCACCGCAACCACAACGGCTACCTCCTGCGCTGGGACCGGGAGGCGCTCCTCTTCGACCCCGGCGAGGGCACGCAGCGGCAGATGCTGCTGGCCGGGGCGCCGGCCGGGCAGATCACCCGGATCCTGGTCTCGCACTTCCACGGCGACCACTGCCTCGGCCTCCCCGGGGTGATCCAGCGGATCAACCTCGACCGCCCGCCGCACGGCTACGCCGCCTACTACCCCGCCTCCGGACAGCACTTCTTCGAGCGGCTGCGGGGAGCGGCGGCCTTCCACGAGACCGTGGCCGCGGACCTCCACCCGGTCGACGGCGACGCCGCCGACCTCCCCGCCCCCGGCGCCCCCTTCACCCTCCGCGCCGAGCGCCTCTCGCACCCCGTCGAGTCCTACGGCTACCGCCTGGAGGAGCCGGACGGCCGCCGGATCCTCCCGGACCGCCTCGCCGCCCGCGGCATCACCGGCCCGGACATCGGCCGGCTGCAGCGCGAGGGCCGGGTCACCGCCCCCGACGGCGGCACCGTCGCGCTCGACGAGGTCTCCGTCCCCCGCCCCGGCCAGAGCTTCGCCTTCCTCATGGACACCCGGCTCTGCCAGGGCGCCGCCCGGCTGGCCGAGGGCGTGGACATGCTGGTCGCCGAGGCCACCTTCCTGGAGGCCGAGGCCGACCTCGCCGAGGCGTACGGCCACCTCACCGCCCGGCAGGCGGCCCGGCTGGCGGCCGAGGCCGGCGTGCGGCACCTGGTGCTGACCCATTTCTCCCAGCGCTACCAGGACACCGAGGGGCACCTCGCCGAGGCCAGGGAGTGCTTCGACGGCGAGATCAGCCTGGCCGCGGACCTCGACCGGATCCCGCTGCCCGCCCGCCGGGCGGCCCCCCTCGGCGAGCCCGCCGGGAAAACCGCTGGCGGGAGCTGA
- a CDS encoding PhoH family protein, with amino-acid sequence MTSTPRSRSTAAANGSRGDSETSETSGSAVARIVIPEKHPMVTVLGSGDSLLRVIEKAFPELDIHVRGNEVTATGDKAGTALVQRLFDEMMLVLRTGQPLTEDSVERSIAMLRAAAVDPEHPDAAESPAEVLTANILSNRGRSIRPKTLNQKHYVDAIDKHTIVFGIGPAGTGKTYLAMAKAVQALQSKQVNRIILTRPAVEAGERLGFLPGTLYEKIDPYLRPLYDALHDMIDPDSIPRLMSAGTIEVAPLAYMRGRTLNDAFIILDEAQNTSPEQMKMFLTRLGFNSKIVVTGDVTQVDLPGGTRSGLRVVQDILRGLDDVHFSQLSSRDVVRHKLVGRIVDAYARWDAESSEGAESAESSRGAGADGDRPRSGHSKGGARRGRAPRQPHRSES; translated from the coding sequence ATGACTTCCACACCACGCTCCCGCAGCACCGCAGCAGCCAACGGCTCTCGGGGGGATTCCGAGACATCCGAGACCTCCGGGTCCGCGGTGGCCCGCATCGTGATCCCGGAGAAACACCCGATGGTGACCGTCCTCGGTTCGGGTGACTCACTGCTGAGGGTGATCGAGAAGGCGTTCCCCGAACTCGACATCCACGTCCGAGGCAACGAGGTCACGGCGACCGGCGACAAGGCCGGGACCGCTCTGGTGCAGCGGCTCTTCGACGAGATGATGCTGGTGCTGCGCACCGGGCAGCCGCTCACCGAGGACTCCGTCGAGCGCTCCATCGCGATGCTGCGCGCCGCCGCCGTCGACCCGGAGCACCCGGACGCGGCCGAGTCCCCGGCCGAGGTGCTCACCGCGAACATCCTCTCCAACCGCGGCCGCTCGATCCGTCCCAAGACGCTCAACCAGAAGCACTACGTGGACGCGATCGACAAGCACACGATCGTCTTCGGCATCGGCCCGGCCGGTACCGGGAAGACGTACCTGGCGATGGCCAAGGCGGTGCAGGCCCTGCAGTCCAAGCAGGTCAACCGGATCATCCTGACCCGGCCCGCGGTCGAGGCGGGGGAGCGGCTGGGCTTCCTGCCGGGCACCCTCTACGAGAAGATCGACCCGTATCTGCGCCCGCTCTACGACGCGCTGCACGACATGATCGACCCGGACTCGATCCCCCGGCTGATGTCCGCCGGCACCATCGAGGTCGCGCCGCTGGCGTACATGCGCGGACGGACCCTCAACGACGCGTTCATCATCCTCGACGAGGCGCAGAACACCAGCCCCGAGCAGATGAAGATGTTCCTCACCCGGCTCGGCTTCAACTCCAAGATCGTGGTCACCGGCGACGTCACCCAGGTCGACCTGCCGGGCGGCACCAGGAGCGGGCTCCGGGTGGTGCAGGACATCCTGCGCGGCCTGGACGACGTCCACTTCTCCCAGCTGAGCAGCCGCGACGTGGTCCGGCACAAGCTGGTCGGCCGGATCGTCGACGCGTACGCCCGCTGGGACGCCGAGAGCTCCGAGGGCGCCGAGAGCGCCGAGAGCTCCCGGGGGGCAGGCGCGGACGGCGACCGTCCGCGCTCCGGCCACTCCAAGGGCGGGGCCCGGCGCGGACGCGCCCCCCGCCAGCCGCACCGCAGCGAGAGCTGA
- the ybeY gene encoding rRNA maturation RNase YbeY encodes MSIDINNESGTEVDEEAILDIARFALDRLHIHPLSELSVIVVDAAAMEQLHIQWMDEPGPTDVMSFPMDELRPGTPGKEEEELPQGLLGDIVLCPEVAEKQGAANGHSMDAELQLLTVHGVLHVLGYDHGEPEEKAEMFGLQKAILDEWRAARGLTGPSPAPTTH; translated from the coding sequence ATGTCTATCGACATCAACAACGAGTCCGGCACCGAGGTGGACGAGGAGGCGATCCTCGACATCGCCCGCTTCGCCCTGGACCGGCTGCACATCCACCCGCTCTCCGAGCTCTCCGTCATCGTCGTCGACGCCGCCGCCATGGAGCAGCTCCACATCCAGTGGATGGACGAGCCCGGCCCGACGGACGTGATGTCCTTCCCGATGGACGAGCTCCGCCCCGGCACCCCCGGCAAGGAGGAGGAAGAGCTGCCGCAGGGCCTCCTCGGCGACATCGTCCTCTGCCCCGAGGTGGCCGAGAAGCAGGGCGCGGCCAACGGCCACTCGATGGACGCCGAGCTGCAGCTGCTCACCGTCCACGGGGTGCTGCACGTCCTCGGCTACGACCACGGCGAGCCGGAGGAGAAGGCGGAGATGTTCGGCCTGCAGAAGGCGATCCTGGACGAGTGGCGCGCCGCGCGGGGCCTCACCGGCCCGTCCCCGGCCCCGACCACTCACTGA
- a CDS encoding hemolysin family protein, whose translation MSGESTSLLVGAVLLVLVAWLAACAEAGISRVSRFRAEEAVRHGRRGAKRLLALASDQVRYLNLATLIRVACEMAAAVLVTVVCLHSFDTTWAGVLVAIGVMVLVSYVAVGVSPRTIGRQHPMNAATAASVLLIPLARILGPLPKLLIMLGNALTPGKGFREGPFASEAELRALVDLAEKDSLIEDEERRMVHSVFELGDTIVREVMVPRTDLVMIERYKSVRQALTLALRSGFSRIPVVGENEDDVVGIVYLKDLVRRTHVNRAAESDPVSEVMRQATYVPDSKPAADLLREMQRDRIHVAVVIDEYGGTAGLVTIEDILEEIVGEITDEYDREAPPVEPLGGGRFRITARLGIEELGELFGAELEDEDVETVGGLLAKALGRVPIPGASAEVPLPDPEAPDEDAPPRRAIRLTAESAAGRRNRIGTVLAEPLPARGDAAPEPAETLAD comes from the coding sequence ATGAGCGGTGAGAGTACGAGCCTTCTGGTCGGCGCCGTGCTGCTGGTGCTGGTGGCCTGGCTGGCCGCCTGCGCGGAGGCCGGCATCTCCCGGGTCTCCCGCTTCCGCGCCGAGGAGGCCGTGCGGCACGGCCGGCGCGGTGCGAAGCGGCTGCTGGCCCTGGCCTCCGACCAGGTCCGGTACCTCAACCTGGCCACCCTGATCCGGGTGGCCTGCGAGATGGCGGCCGCGGTCCTGGTGACCGTGGTCTGCCTCCACTCCTTCGACACCACCTGGGCCGGCGTGCTGGTGGCGATCGGCGTCATGGTGCTGGTGTCCTATGTCGCGGTGGGGGTGTCGCCGCGGACGATCGGGCGGCAGCACCCGATGAACGCGGCGACCGCCGCCTCCGTCCTCCTCATCCCGCTGGCCCGGATCCTCGGCCCGCTCCCCAAGCTGCTGATCATGCTGGGCAACGCGCTGACGCCGGGGAAGGGCTTCCGGGAGGGGCCGTTCGCCTCCGAGGCGGAGCTGCGGGCGCTGGTCGACCTCGCCGAGAAGGACTCGCTGATCGAGGACGAGGAGCGCCGGATGGTGCACTCGGTCTTCGAGCTCGGCGACACCATCGTCCGCGAGGTGATGGTGCCGCGCACCGACCTGGTGATGATCGAGCGCTACAAGTCCGTGCGGCAGGCGCTGACGCTGGCGCTGCGCTCCGGCTTCTCCCGGATCCCGGTGGTCGGCGAGAACGAGGACGACGTGGTCGGCATCGTCTACCTCAAGGACCTGGTCCGGCGCACCCACGTCAACCGCGCCGCGGAGTCCGACCCGGTCTCCGAGGTGATGCGCCAGGCCACCTACGTCCCCGACTCCAAGCCGGCCGCGGACCTCCTCCGCGAGATGCAGCGGGACCGCATCCACGTGGCCGTGGTGATCGACGAGTACGGCGGCACGGCGGGGCTGGTCACCATCGAGGACATCCTGGAGGAGATCGTCGGCGAGATCACCGACGAGTACGACCGGGAGGCGCCGCCGGTGGAGCCGCTGGGCGGCGGCCGCTTCCGGATCACGGCGCGGCTCGGCATCGAGGAGCTGGGCGAGCTGTTCGGCGCGGAGCTGGAGGACGAGGACGTCGAGACGGTCGGCGGCCTGCTGGCGAAGGCGCTGGGCCGGGTGCCCATCCCGGGCGCCAGCGCGGAGGTCCCGCTGCCGGACCCGGAGGCCCCGGACGAGGACGCGCCGCCGCGCCGGGCCATCCGGCTGACCGCGGAGAGCGCGGCCGGCCGGCGCAACCGGATCGGCACCGTCCTCGCCGAGCCGCTCCCCGCGCGGGGCGACGCCGCGCCGGAACCGGCGGAGACCCTCGCGGACTGA
- a CDS encoding thioesterase family protein yields MTSVAEPASSLDSEFDRATEVAHESDGAYRADLPVDWRIGGGINGGLVLAVAARALGAELGGSPFTVTAHYLSASRAGAANVRTEVLKRGRSLSTGTASLVQTDERTGRERERIRVLGTYGDHAGLDGEVLTTAVPPELPAVADCLSSTDGPRLPHMELMERTEIRYDPACMGWLRGKPSGRGVIQGWLRLADGREPDPLSLLFAVDALPPVTMDMGLPGWCPTLELTVHVRAVPAPGWLRIRHATKNFAGGLLEEDAEVWDSAGRLVAQSRQLAKAPTPA; encoded by the coding sequence ATGACCAGCGTCGCCGAACCGGCAAGCTCGCTCGACTCCGAGTTCGACCGCGCCACCGAGGTCGCCCACGAGTCGGACGGCGCCTACCGCGCCGACCTGCCGGTGGACTGGCGGATCGGCGGCGGCATCAACGGCGGCCTGGTCCTCGCCGTCGCCGCCCGCGCGCTCGGCGCGGAACTCGGCGGCTCGCCGTTCACCGTCACCGCCCACTACCTCTCGGCCTCGCGGGCCGGCGCGGCGAACGTCCGCACCGAGGTGCTGAAGCGCGGGCGGTCGCTCTCCACGGGGACGGCCTCGCTGGTCCAGACCGACGAGCGGACCGGCCGCGAGCGCGAGCGGATACGGGTGCTGGGCACCTACGGCGACCACGCGGGCCTGGACGGCGAGGTGCTCACCACGGCGGTTCCGCCGGAGCTGCCGGCCGTGGCGGACTGCCTCTCCAGCACGGACGGCCCGCGGCTGCCGCACATGGAGCTGATGGAGCGGACGGAGATCCGGTACGACCCGGCCTGCATGGGGTGGCTGCGGGGGAAGCCGTCCGGGCGCGGGGTCATCCAGGGCTGGCTGCGGCTGGCCGACGGCCGGGAGCCGGACCCGCTGTCCCTGCTGTTCGCGGTGGACGCCCTGCCGCCGGTGACGATGGACATGGGCCTGCCGGGGTGGTGCCCGACGCTGGAGCTGACCGTCCACGTCCGGGCGGTGCCGGCGCCGGGGTGGCTGCGGATCCGCCACGCCACCAAGAACTTCGCCGGCGGCCTGCTGGAGGAGGACGCGGAGGTCTGGGACTCCGCCGGCCGCCTGGTCGCCCAGTCCCGCCAACTCGCCAAGGCCCCCACCCCGGCCTGA
- a CDS encoding PPOX class F420-dependent oxidoreductase has protein sequence MDRMATMDGNEWRAFLAEGTRTGRLATTRSDGRPHVAPIWFLLDGPPGREDEIVFNTGAETVKGRNLARDPRVMICVDDDRPPFSFALVEGVARLSDDLPEVRAWATRIAARYMGADRAEEYGARNGVPGELLVRVAIQKVNAQRDIAG, from the coding sequence ATGGACCGCATGGCCACCATGGATGGGAACGAATGGCGGGCGTTCCTCGCGGAGGGAACGCGCACCGGCAGGCTGGCGACCACGCGGAGCGACGGGCGGCCGCATGTCGCCCCGATCTGGTTCCTGCTGGACGGGCCGCCGGGGCGGGAGGACGAGATCGTCTTCAACACCGGCGCTGAGACGGTGAAGGGGCGCAATCTCGCGCGTGATCCGCGGGTGATGATCTGCGTGGACGACGACCGGCCGCCCTTCTCCTTCGCGCTGGTGGAGGGCGTGGCCCGGCTCTCCGACGACCTGCCGGAGGTCCGCGCGTGGGCGACCAGGATCGCCGCCCGCTACATGGGCGCCGACCGCGCCGAGGAGTACGGCGCCCGCAACGGCGTCCCCGGCGAGCTGCTCGTCCGGGTGGCGATCCAGAAGGTCAACGCCCAGCGGGACATCGCGGGCTGA
- a CDS encoding cytidine deaminase produces MSEQQQSQQLDSEDRKIITLARSARARNGVPEGAAVRDETGRTYVAGTVALASLELTALQAAVAMAVASGAKSLEAAAVVGEASIPAEVDTAAVRDLGGPGTPLMLAGPEGELLAVHHA; encoded by the coding sequence ATGAGCGAGCAGCAGCAGTCCCAGCAGTTGGACTCCGAGGACCGCAAGATCATCACCCTGGCGCGCTCCGCCCGCGCCCGCAACGGGGTGCCCGAGGGCGCCGCCGTCCGGGACGAGACCGGCAGGACGTACGTCGCCGGCACGGTCGCCCTCGCCTCGCTGGAGCTGACCGCCCTGCAGGCCGCCGTCGCGATGGCGGTGGCCAGCGGCGCAAAGTCGCTGGAGGCGGCCGCCGTGGTCGGCGAGGCCTCGATCCCCGCCGAGGTGGACACCGCCGCGGTGCGGGACCTGGGCGGCCCCGGCACGCCGCTGATGCTGGCCGGCCCGGAGGGCGAGCTCCTTGCGGTGCACCACGCCTGA
- the era gene encoding GTPase Era, which produces MCSMSDRTTPAPAHRAGFACFVGRPNAGKSTLTNALVGTKVAITSNRPQTTRHTVRGVVHRPDAQLVLVDTPGLHKPRTLLGERLNDVVRTTWAEVDVIGFCLPADQKIGPGDRFIAKELAELKRTPKVAVITKTDLVPKDRLAETLIAVDQLGRELGIEWAEIVPVSAVRDDQVGLLADLLVPLLPESPPLYPEGDLTDEPEQVMVAELVREAALEGVRDELPHSIAVVVEEMLPREGRPADKPLLDVHATVYIERPSQKGIIIGPKGARLKEVGTKSRQQIEALLGTPVFLDLHVKIAKDWQRDPKQLRKLGF; this is translated from the coding sequence ATGTGCTCCATGAGTGATCGCACCACCCCTGCCCCGGCGCACCGGGCCGGCTTCGCCTGCTTCGTCGGCCGCCCCAACGCCGGTAAGTCCACGCTGACCAACGCCCTGGTCGGCACCAAGGTCGCGATCACCTCGAATCGCCCGCAGACCACCCGGCACACCGTCCGCGGGGTGGTCCACCGGCCGGACGCCCAGCTGGTGCTGGTGGACACCCCCGGGCTGCACAAGCCGCGCACCCTCCTCGGCGAGCGGCTGAACGACGTCGTCCGCACGACCTGGGCGGAGGTCGACGTGATCGGCTTCTGCCTGCCCGCCGACCAGAAGATCGGCCCCGGCGACCGGTTCATCGCCAAGGAGCTCGCCGAGCTCAAGCGCACCCCCAAGGTCGCCGTGATCACCAAGACCGACCTGGTCCCGAAGGACCGGCTGGCCGAGACCCTGATCGCGGTGGACCAGCTGGGCCGGGAGCTGGGCATCGAGTGGGCGGAGATCGTCCCGGTCTCCGCGGTCCGGGACGACCAGGTGGGGCTGCTGGCCGACCTGCTGGTGCCGCTGCTGCCGGAGAGCCCGCCGCTCTACCCCGAGGGCGACCTCACCGACGAGCCCGAGCAGGTGATGGTCGCCGAGCTGGTACGGGAGGCCGCGCTGGAGGGGGTGCGGGACGAGCTTCCGCACTCCATCGCCGTCGTGGTGGAGGAGATGCTGCCGCGCGAGGGCCGGCCGGCGGACAAGCCGCTGCTGGACGTCCACGCCACCGTGTACATCGAGCGGCCGAGCCAGAAGGGCATCATCATCGGCCCGAAGGGGGCCCGGCTGAAGGAGGTCGGGACCAAGTCGCGGCAGCAGATCGAGGCGCTCCTCGGCACCCCGGTCTTCCTCGACCTCCATGTCAAGATCGCTAAGGACTGGCAGCGGGACCCCAAGCAGCTGCGGAAGCTGGGCTTCTGA
- a CDS encoding M4 family metallopeptidase — translation MTELDSAHRRACCRIVPPHLLERLALAQDETVREAARQSLTLDHLHRRRRSSAPRTAVGPADTALDRPLRSVADAECGERLPGRAVRAEGARPTSDPQVNRVYDAMGRTFDFLRTAFRRSSLDGQGLPLDATVHYGPHYANAFWNGERLVIGDGDGVVFRDLTACPELIAHELAHGLVQFGAGLEYHGQSGALAESLADVFASLAKQHQLGQTAEQADWLIGSGLFADGLHGAGLRSLREPGTAYDDPLLGRDPQPATMEGFVRTTDDDGGVHVNSGIPNHAFFLLADALGGDAAERAGRIWYEALTGGRLAAGAGFAEFAAATAAAARDRYGPGGEETEAVVKAWGQVGVTC, via the coding sequence ATGACCGAGCTGGACTCCGCGCACCGGCGGGCATGCTGCCGGATCGTTCCGCCGCATCTTCTGGAGCGGCTGGCACTCGCCCAGGACGAGACCGTCCGGGAGGCCGCCCGCCAGTCGCTCACCCTCGACCACCTGCATCGACGCCGCCGGTCCTCGGCTCCGCGCACCGCCGTCGGCCCGGCCGACACGGCCCTGGACCGGCCGCTGCGCTCGGTCGCCGACGCCGAGTGCGGCGAGCGGCTGCCCGGCCGGGCGGTCCGCGCCGAGGGCGCGCGCCCCACCTCCGACCCGCAGGTCAACCGGGTCTACGACGCGATGGGCCGGACCTTCGACTTCCTCCGCACGGCCTTCCGCCGCTCCTCCCTCGACGGCCAGGGCCTGCCACTGGACGCCACCGTCCACTACGGGCCCCACTACGCCAACGCGTTCTGGAACGGCGAGCGGCTGGTGATCGGGGACGGCGACGGGGTGGTCTTCCGTGACCTCACCGCCTGCCCGGAGCTGATCGCCCACGAACTCGCCCACGGGCTGGTGCAGTTCGGGGCCGGTCTGGAGTACCACGGCCAGTCCGGGGCGCTCGCCGAGTCGCTGGCGGACGTCTTCGCCTCGCTGGCCAAGCAGCACCAGCTGGGCCAGACGGCGGAGCAGGCGGACTGGCTGATCGGCTCCGGCCTCTTCGCCGACGGGCTGCACGGCGCCGGCCTGCGCTCCCTGCGCGAGCCCGGCACGGCCTACGACGATCCGCTGCTGGGCAGGGACCCGCAGCCGGCCACCATGGAGGGCTTCGTCCGCACCACGGACGACGACGGCGGGGTGCACGTCAACTCGGGCATCCCCAACCACGCCTTCTTCCTCCTCGCGGACGCCCTGGGCGGCGACGCGGCGGAGCGGGCCGGACGCATCTGGTACGAGGCGCTGACCGGCGGACGGCTGGCCGCCGGCGCCGGCTTCGCCGAGTTCGCCGCGGCCACCGCCGCCGCCGCGCGCGACCGCTACGGGCCGGGCGGCGAGGAGACCGAGGCGGTGGTGAAGGCCTGGGGCCAGGTCGGCGTCACCTGCTGA
- the leuA gene encoding 2-isopropylmalate synthase, whose product MKRQTPITAATVQQKPSGMPFQRYKPFGTVDLPDRTWPGKVITKAPRWLSTDLRDGNQALIDPMSPARKRAMFDLLVRLGYKEIEVGFPSSGQTDFDFVRSIIEEGAIPEDVTISVLTQAREDLIERTVESLVGAPRATVHMYNATAPLFRRVVFRASRDEVRQIAVDGTGHVMKYAEQLLGEDTVFGYQYSPEIFVDTELDFALEVCEAVMDVWQPEEGREIILNLPTTVERCTPNVYADQIEWMSRNLSRREFIALSSHPHNDRGTGVASAELAIMAGADRVEGCLFGQGERTGNLDIVTVGMNLFSQGVDPMVDFSDIDEIRRVYEYCNQMTVPERHPYVGDLVYTSFSGSHQDAIKKGFEALEKDAEAAGVPVGQQTWGVPYLPIDPKDVGRSYEAVIRVNSQSGKGGISYVLKSEHQLDLPRRMQVEFSKIIQTKTDTEGGEVTPAEIWSIFEDEYLPTESAWGRIRLRSHQSSTTTDGRDELVVDAVVDGEDTVLKGAGNGPIDAFFDALGAVGVDVRLLDYVEHTRSQGAAAQAAAYVECAVGEKVVWGVGVDNNIVRASLKAAISAVNRAEKRG is encoded by the coding sequence ATGAAGCGTCAGACCCCGATCACCGCCGCCACCGTCCAGCAGAAGCCCTCGGGCATGCCGTTCCAGCGCTACAAGCCCTTCGGGACCGTCGACCTGCCGGACCGCACCTGGCCGGGCAAGGTCATCACCAAGGCGCCGCGCTGGCTCTCCACCGACCTGCGGGACGGCAACCAGGCGCTGATCGACCCGATGTCCCCGGCCCGCAAGCGCGCCATGTTCGACCTGCTGGTACGCCTGGGCTACAAGGAGATCGAGGTAGGGTTCCCGTCCTCCGGCCAGACCGACTTCGACTTCGTGCGCTCCATCATCGAGGAGGGCGCGATCCCGGAGGACGTCACCATCTCGGTGCTGACCCAGGCCCGCGAGGACCTGATCGAGCGCACCGTGGAGTCCCTGGTGGGCGCCCCGCGGGCGACCGTCCACATGTACAACGCGACGGCGCCGCTGTTCCGCCGGGTGGTCTTCCGGGCCTCCCGGGACGAGGTCCGGCAGATCGCCGTGGACGGCACCGGCCATGTGATGAAGTACGCCGAGCAGCTGCTGGGCGAGGACACGGTCTTCGGCTACCAGTACTCGCCGGAGATCTTCGTCGACACCGAGCTGGACTTCGCCCTGGAGGTCTGCGAGGCGGTGATGGACGTCTGGCAGCCCGAGGAGGGCCGCGAGATCATCCTCAACCTGCCGACCACCGTCGAGCGCTGCACCCCGAACGTCTACGCCGACCAGATCGAGTGGATGTCCCGGAACCTGTCCCGCCGCGAGTTCATCGCGCTGTCCAGCCACCCCCACAACGACCGGGGGACCGGCGTGGCCTCGGCCGAGCTGGCCATCATGGCCGGCGCCGACCGGGTCGAGGGCTGCCTGTTCGGCCAGGGCGAGCGGACCGGCAACCTGGACATCGTCACCGTCGGGATGAACCTCTTCTCGCAGGGCGTCGACCCGATGGTCGACTTCTCGGACATCGACGAGATCCGCCGGGTGTACGAGTACTGCAACCAGATGACCGTCCCGGAGCGCCACCCGTACGTCGGGGACCTGGTCTACACCTCCTTCTCCGGCTCCCACCAGGACGCCATCAAGAAGGGCTTCGAGGCGCTGGAGAAGGACGCCGAGGCGGCGGGCGTGCCGGTCGGGCAGCAGACCTGGGGCGTGCCGTACCTGCCGATCGACCCGAAGGACGTCGGCCGCAGCTACGAGGCGGTCATCCGGGTCAACTCGCAGTCCGGCAAGGGCGGCATCTCGTACGTGCTGAAGTCCGAGCACCAGCTGGACCTGCCGCGTCGGATGCAGGTCGAGTTCTCGAAGATCATCCAGACCAAGACGGACACCGAGGGCGGCGAGGTCACGCCGGCCGAGATCTGGTCGATCTTCGAGGACGAGTATCTGCCGACCGAGTCCGCCTGGGGCCGGATCCGGCTGCGCTCCCACCAGTCCTCGACCACCACCGACGGCCGGGACGAGCTGGTCGTGGACGCCGTGGTGGACGGCGAGGACACCGTGCTCAAGGGCGCGGGCAACGGCCCGATCGACGCCTTCTTCGACGCGCTGGGCGCGGTCGGGGTCGACGTCCGGCTGCTGGACTACGTCGAGCACACCCGCTCGCAGGGCGCGGCCGCGCAGGCGGCGGCGTACGTCGAGTGCGCGGTGGGCGAGAAGGTCGTCTGGGGCGTCGGCGTGGACAACAACATCGTCCGGGCCTCCCTGAAGGCCGCGATCAGCGCGGTGAACCGGGCCGAGAAGCGCGGCTGA